In Populus alba chromosome 9, ASM523922v2, whole genome shotgun sequence, a genomic segment contains:
- the LOC118027656 gene encoding cysteine desulfurase 1, chloroplastic: protein MDGMALKFPSFKFLNHNTSTIRSPLLLRKFSSSSLPVSASGATLREAGPASNSVSLGQLTRPDFPILHQKINNGSNLVYLDNAATSQKPISVLKALQDYYESYNSNVHRGIHYLSAKATEKYELAREKIAAFINAEESREIVFTRNATEAINLVAYTWGFANLKSGDEVLLTIAEHHSAIVPWQFVAQKTGAVLKFVNLNEDEIPDVLKLKEMISSKTKLVVVHHISNTLASSLPIEDIVHWAHAVEAKVLVDACQSIPHMPVDVRDLDADFLVASSHKMCGPTGVGFLYGKSDILSTMPPFLGGGEMISDVFLDHSTYAEPPSRFEAGTPAIGEAIGLGAAIDYLQGIGMQKIHEYEMELANYLYENLSTVPNIRIYGPKPSKGVDRAALCSFNVKNIHPTDLATCLDQLHGVAIRSGHHCAQPLHRYLGINASARASLHFYNTKEDVDYFIHALNDTVSFLDSSK, encoded by the exons ATGGACGGTATGGCCTTAAAATTCCCTTCTTTCAAATTCCTAAACCATAACACCTCCACCATTCGAAGCCCACTTCTTCTCCGCAAATTCTCCTCCTCTTCACTTCCCGTATCAGCATCGGGTGCTACTCTCAGAGAAGCGGGCCCGGCTTCCAACTCCGTTTCACTCGGTCAGTTAACCCGACCCGACTTCCCCATCCTCCACCAG AAGATAAATAACGGGTCAAATCTTGTTTACTTGGACAACGCAGCTACTTCACAGAAGCCGATTTCAGTGTTAAAAGCCCTGCAAGATTATTATGAATCTTACAATTCCAATGTTCATCGAGGAATTCATTACTTAAG TGCAAAGGCAACAGAAAAATATGAACTGGCGAGGGAGAAAATTGCAGCATTTATAAACGCAGAAGAATCTAGGGAGATTGTATTTACCAGAAATGCCACTGAAGCTATTAATTTGGTTGCTTATACCTGGGGGTTTGCAAATTTAAAATCAGGAGACGAG gttttattgACTATCGCAGAACACCATAGCGCGATTGTTCCATGGCAATTTGTGGCTCAGAAGACCGGAGCAGTTTTGaagtttgttaatttaaatgagGATGAAATTCCGGATGTACTTAAGTTGAAAGAAATGATTTCTAGCAAGACAAAACTTGTTGTGGTGCACCATATATCAAATACACTTG cttCTTCTCTTCCTATCGAAGACATAGTCCATTGGGCACATGCTGTTGAGGCAAAAGTTCTTGTAGATGCTTGTCAAAGTATTCCGCACATGCCGGTTGATGTCCGGGACCTTGATGCTGATTTTCTTGTTGCTTCTTCACACAAG ATGTGTGGGCCTACAGGCGTTGGATTTTTATATGGTAAAAGTGACATCCTGTCTACCATGCCTCCGTTTTTGG GTGGCGGAGAAATGATCTCTGATGTATTTTTGGATCATTCCACATATGCAGAACCTCCATCAAG ATTTGAGGCTGGAACACCAGCAATTGGAGAAGCAATTGGATTAGGAGCAGCAATCGATTATTTGCAAGGAATTGGCATGCAAAAGATTCATGAGTATGAG ATGGAGCTGGCTAATTATCTATATGAAAACCTCTCTACTGTTCCTAACATACGTATCTATGGCCCGAAACCTTCCAAAGGAGTCGATCGTGCTGCGCTTTGTTCTTTCAATGTGAAGAATATTCACCCCACGGATCTTGCAACTTGTCTTGACCAACTG CATGGAGTAGCTATCAGATCGGGTCACCACTGTGCTCAACCTCTCCATCGGTATTTAGGAATCAATGCAAGTGCACGTGCCAGCCTCCATTTTTACAACACTAAAGAGGATGTTGATTATTTCATCCACGCACTCAACGACACTGTTAGCTTCTTAGATTCTTCCAAGTAG
- the LOC118027657 gene encoding small ribosomal subunit protein cS22 yields MATISSLTTPLPTSTKLALSTNQSKPSFQILKPGTPFNHFPKFTHLHKILNTKAPQRLFAVTEETAPAAAVDPSSEAARRLYVGNIPRTLTNEELTKIVEEHGAVEKAEVMYDKYSGRSRRFAFVTMKTAEDANVAIEKLNGTEIGGREIKVNITEKPLQSLDLPSLQSDESQFVDSPYKVYVGNLAKTVATDTLKNFFSKKGKALSAKVSRVPGTSKSSGFGFVTFSSEEDVEVAISSFNNSLLEGQPIRVNKA; encoded by the exons ATGGCAACAATCTCATCTCTTACAACGCCACTACCCACGTCCACAAAACTTGCTCTTTCAACAAACCAGTCAAAACCCTCTTTCCAAATCCTCAAACCAGGAACCCCTTTTAACCATTTCCCTAAATTCACACATTTACATAAAATTCTAAACACCAAAGCCCCCCAAAGGCTCTTTGCAGTAACTGAAGAAACAGCACCGGCTGCTGCAGTGGACCCTTCGTCAGAGGCTGCTAGGAGGCTGTACGTTGGAAATATTCCCAGGACTCTGACTAATGAGGAGCTGACAAAGATTGTTGAAGAACATGGTGCTGTTGAAAAAGCTGAG GTTATGTATGATAAGTACTCGGGTAGGAGTCGCCGATTTGCATTTGTTACGATGAAAACTGCTGAGGATGCAAATGTGGCAATTGAGAAACTGAATGGCACT GAAATTGGAGGCCGTGAGATCAAAGTAAACATCACGGAGAAGCCTTTGCAGTCGTTGGATCTGCCTTCTCTCCAATCAGACGAATCCCAATTTGTTGACAGCCCTTATAAGGTTTATGTGGGAAATCTTGCTAAAACAGTAGCAACAGATACACTCAAGAACTTTTTTTCTAAGAAGGGAAAGGCTCTTAGTGCAAAGGTTTCACGAGTTCCAGGGACCTCAAAATCTAGTGGGTTTGGGTTTGTAACATTCTCTTCAGAGGAGGATGTAGAAGTTGCCATCTCATCTTTTAACAATTCT TTGTTGGAAGGGCAACCTATTCGTGTAAACAAGGCCTAG
- the LOC118027660 gene encoding chaperone protein dnaJ GFA2, mitochondrial-like, translating into MVRSRGVKLVGWLARRSLPFNLLEDPADSVYKSVLSGSFRRLSGTAGVYNPIRSIGNHTHKNVNQKNWLLLGALNANFGAARSIHGSAHLSKDYYDVLGISKNASASDIKKAYYGLAKKLHPDTNKDDPEAEKKFQEVSKAYEVLKDDQKREQYDQLGHDAFENQDNYQPGGPGFESPFGDFFRMEDIFSNIFRQNVAGQDVKVSIELSFMEAVQGCTKTITFQTDVACEACGGEGVPPGVKPQMCKRCKGRGVISTQKGFFSFQQTCDQCGGTGQTVSSFCRSCHGRKVVRGSKTISLNIPTGVDDNETMKLPRSGGADPEKNQPGDLYVTIKVREDPVFRREGSNIHVDAVLGITQAILGGTIQVPTLTGDVVLKVRPGTQPGQKVVLKNKGIKARASYSFGDQFVHFNVKIPTTLTPRQCELIEEFAKEEQGECDKRAAGASG; encoded by the exons ATGGTTCGGTCTCGTGGCGTCAAGCTTGTTGGTTGGCTAGCTCGCCGTTCTCTCCCCTTCAACCTCCTCGAAGATCCTGCTGATTCC GTATACAAGAGTGTACTAAGTGGGAGTTTTAGGAGATTGAGCGGTACTGCTGGGGTTTATAATCCTATTAGGTCTATTGGCAATCACACTCATAAAAATG TTAACCAAAAAAATTGGTTGCTATTGGGAGCTTTAAATGCAAATTTTGGTGCTGCGAGGTCAATTCATGGCTCTG CTCATTTGTCCAAAGATTATTATGACGTGCTTGGCATTAGCAAGAATGCTAGTGCATCTGATATAAAGAAAGCTTATTATGGG CTGGCAAAGAAGCTCCATCCTGATACAAACAAAGATGACCCTGAAGCTGAAAAGAAGTTTCAAGAAGTTTCAAAGGCCTATGAG GttttgaaagatgatcaaaAGCGGGAACAATATGATCAg CTAGGCCATGACGCATTTGAAAACCAAGATAATTATCAGCCTGGTGGACCAGGATTTGAGAGTCCATTTGGTGACTTCTTCAGAATGGAAGAT ATATTCAGCAATATATTTAGACAGAATGTTGCTGGCCAAGATGTCAAG GTTTCCATTGAACTTTCCTTCATGGAAGCTGTTCAGGGATGCACCAAAACTATTACATTTCAGACTGATGTGGCTTGTGAAGCTTGTG GTGGAGAAGGTGTTCCTCCAGGAGTAAAACCTCAAATGTGTAAACGCTGTAAAGGCAGAGGCGTG ATATCTACACAAAAGGGATTTTTCAGTTTTCAGCAGACATGTGATCAGTGTGGTGGAACTGGGCAAACTGTTTCG AGTTTTTGCAGGTCTTGCCATGGACGCAAAGTAGTGAGAGGATCAAAGACAATTTCATTGAACATTCCAACAG GAGTGGATGACAATGAGACTATGAAGCTCCCTAGAAGTGGCGGAGCAGATCCAGAGAAAAATCAACCCGGGGATCTCTATGTTACAATCAAG GTCCGGGAAGACCCTGTTTTCCGAAGAGAAGGCTCTAACATTCATGTTGATGCTGTTCTAGGCATTACCCAg GCAATTTTGGGGGGAACCATCCAAGTTCCAACTCTCACAGGAGATGTTGTACTCAAG gtCCGCCCTGGCACCCAACCTGGTCAGAAGGTGGTTCTGAAGAATAAAG GGATTAAAGCACGGGCCTCTTACTCATTTGGTGATCAGTTTGTGCACTTCAATGTCAAAATTCCAAC GACTTTGACCCCAAGACAGTGTGAATTGATTGAGGAGTTTGCCAAAGAAGAACAAGGTGAATGTGACAAACGTGCTGCTGGAGCATCTGGGTGA
- the LOC118027655 gene encoding mitogen-activated protein kinase 3-like — MANYAQGNGDFPAIPTHGGQFIQYNIFGNLFEITSKYRPPITPIGRGAYGIVCSVLNSETNEMVAVKKIANAFDNQMDAKRTLREIKLLRHLDHENVIGIRDVIPPPLRREFTDVYMAMELMDTDLHQIIRSNQGLSEEHCQYFLYQILRGLKYIHSANIIHRDLKPSNLLLNANCDLKICDFGLARPTSENEFMTEYVVTRWYRAPELLLNSSDYTAAIDVWSVGCIFMELMNRKPLFPGKDHVHQMRLLTELLGKPTESDLGFVRNEDARRYIQQLDSHPRRSLAELFPLVHPLAIDLVDKMLTFDPTKRITVEEALAHPYLARLHDIADEPVCLEPFSFEFEQQPLAEEQMKDMLYEEALALNPEYAC, encoded by the exons ATGGCGAATTATGCACAGGGAAATGGTGACTTCCCCGCGATTCCGACTCACGGCGGCCAATTCATTCAATACAATATTTTCGGTAATCTCTTTGAAATCACGTCGAAATATCGACCTCCGATCACTCCGATTGGTCGTGGTGCCTACGGCATCGTCTG cTCTGTGTTGAATTCGGAGACGAACGAGATGGTGGCGGTGAAGAAGATAGCCAACGCTTTTGATAATCAAATGGACGCCAAGCGCACCCTTCGTGAGATTAAACTGCTTCGCCATTTGGATCACGAAAAC GTTATTGGTATCAGAGATGTCATTCCTCCACCTCTACGCAGAGAATTTACTGATGTCTACATGGCCATGGAACTCATGGACACTGATCTTCACCAAATTATTCGTTCCAACCAAGGTTTGTCAGAGGAGCATTGTCAG TACTTCTTGTATCAGATTCTTCGAGGACTGAAATACATACACTCTGCTAATATTATCCATAGAGATCTCAAACCCAGCAATTTACTGCTAAATGCAAATTGTGACTTGAAGATATGCGATTTTGGTCTAGCTCGGCCAACTTCGGAGAATGAGTTTATGACAGAGTATGTTGTCACCAGATGGTATCGTGCACCTGAGTTATTGCTCAACTCCTCAGACTATACTGCTGCAATTGATGTGTGGTCTGTAGGTTGCATCTTTATGGAGCTTATGAATAGAAAACCTCTGTTTCCAGGCAAAGATCATGTGCATCAGATGCGCTTATTGACAGAG CTTCTTGGCAAACCCACTGAATCTGATCTTGGTTTTGTCCGGAATGAGGATGCGAGAAGATACATCCAGCAACTTGACTCGCATCCTCGTCGGTCATTAGCTGAGCTTTTCCCACTTGTTCACCCTCTGGCCATTGATCTCGTAGATAAAATGTTAACATTCGATCCCACTAAAAGAATTACTG TTGAAGAAGCATTGGCTCATCCATACCTTGCAAGATTACATGACATAGCAGATGAACCAGTCTGCCTAGAGCCTTTCTCCTTCGAATTTGAGCAACAACCCTTGGCAGAAGAGCAAATGAAGGATATGCTCTATGAGGAGGCTTTAGCACTTAATCCAGAATATGCATGCTAG
- the LOC118027659 gene encoding large ribosomal subunit protein eL6-like: protein MAPRKTPQVSRNPDLVRGIGKYSRSQMYHKRGLWAIKAKNGGVFPKHAPKVKDAAPAEKPPKFYPADDVKKPLPNRRKPKPTKLRDSITPGTVLIILVGRFKGKRVVFLKQLPSGLLLVTGPFKINGVPLRRVNQSYVIGTSTKVDISGVNVEKFDDKYFGKKAEKKKKKGEGNFFEADKEGENTLPQEKKDDQKAVDAPLMKSLECVPDLKAYLGARFSLKDGMKPHELVF from the exons ATGGCTCCCAGGAAGACACCACAGGTATCCAGAAACCCAGATCTGGTTCGAGGGATCGGTAAGTACTCGAGGTCACAGATGTACCACAAGAGAGGGTTGTGGGCTATCAAGGCCAAAAACGGCGGTGTTTTCCCTAAACACGCCCCTAAAGTTAAAGACGCCGCCCCTGCTGAGAAACCACCTAAGTTTTACCCGGCTGATGATGTCAAGAAGCCACTGCCTAACAGGCGCAAGCCTAAGCCCACCAAGCTCAG GGATAGTATTACTCCTGGGACTGTTTTGATCATTCTTGTTGGAAGGTTCAAGGGCAAGAGAGTTGTGTTCCTCAAGCAGCTTCCTTCAGGATTGCTTCTAGTCACTG GACCATTTAAGATCAATGGTGTTCCTCTTAGGAGAGTCAACCAATCTTATGTGATTGGAACTTCCACTAAGGTTGACATCTCTGGTGTTAATGTGGAGAAGTTTGATGATAAATATTTTGGCAAGAAggctgagaagaagaagaaaaagggagaGGGCAACTTCTTTGAGGCAGATAAAGAG GGTGAGAATACTCTCCCACAAGAGAAGAAGGATGACCAGAAGGCAGTGGATGCACCACTCATGAAATCACTCGAGTGTGTTCCAGATTTGAAGGCATACTTGGGCGCAAGGTTTTCTCTCAAGGATGGAATGAAACCTCACGAGCTTGTGTTCTAA